From one Simkaniaceae bacterium genomic stretch:
- a CDS encoding RNA methyltransferase, with protein MVNRDCIKIESVQNPKIKLIVKLKDKRDRDKTGLFFIEGYRESLRAFEGHVDIDMIFCCPALFLKDNEWALIRNIQMKGAEIFEVSKEVFQKISMRDRPDGMALIAKQKRLGCVELERLLETTKTPFLCVAESIEKPGNLGAILRSCDAAGVDGLVVCNECTDVFNPNVVRASVGTLFTVPIFQMTTQEAIELFKRYRVKVVATTPSATQLYTAVDYRSGLAIAMGTEQVGLTEVWFDRAFEQVYIPMKGHADSLNVANATTLLLYEVLRQRSS; from the coding sequence ATGGTCAATAGAGATTGCATTAAGATAGAAAGTGTTCAAAATCCCAAAATCAAACTCATTGTCAAATTAAAAGATAAGCGCGATCGGGATAAGACGGGGCTTTTTTTTATTGAAGGATATCGGGAAAGTTTGCGCGCGTTTGAAGGTCATGTCGATATTGATATGATTTTTTGTTGTCCCGCTCTTTTTTTAAAGGACAATGAATGGGCGTTAATTCGCAATATTCAGATGAAGGGGGCAGAGATTTTTGAAGTGTCTAAAGAGGTGTTTCAAAAGATTTCAATGCGCGATCGCCCGGATGGTATGGCTTTGATTGCAAAGCAGAAGCGACTGGGGTGTGTTGAGCTTGAACGATTGCTTGAGACGACAAAAACTCCTTTTTTATGTGTAGCTGAGTCGATTGAAAAGCCGGGGAATTTAGGCGCTATTTTGCGATCATGTGATGCGGCGGGTGTTGATGGGCTGGTGGTTTGTAATGAGTGTACGGATGTCTTTAATCCAAATGTTGTCAGAGCGAGTGTGGGAACGCTCTTTACGGTTCCGATTTTTCAAATGACAACACAAGAAGCCATTGAATTATTCAAGCGCTACCGCGTTAAAGTTGTGGCAACGACGCCTTCTGCAACGCAACTGTATACGGCTGTTGATTATCGCTCAGGGTTAGCTATTGCGATGGGGACTGAACAAGTGGGTCTTACTGAGGTGTGGTTTGATCGCGCATTTGAGCAGGTGTACATTCCGATGAAAGGGCATGCCGATTCGCTCAATGTTGCCAATGCAACAACACTTTTACTCTATGAAGTGTTGAGGCAACGCTCTTCATGA